Proteins co-encoded in one Girardinichthys multiradiatus isolate DD_20200921_A chromosome 11, DD_fGirMul_XY1, whole genome shotgun sequence genomic window:
- the LOC124876794 gene encoding RNA-binding protein 4-like has product MSVENVKLFVGNLPLDATQDELNKLFSPYGEIDTCSLLRQYAFVTLKGEGAADRAIRHLDGKEYRGRPLVVEESRARPPNSIKVFVGNISATCSADDLHGLFSTFGRVLDCDKVKARLCSNVGYAFVHMERKEEALAAIEALNGTMFKGRQLAVELSKAQPLINQIAGAGDSATSAGGREGLLPRPPPSLEHHQSQAAVLAAAAAAAAGLPIQVQQSVHNSFYNTTSFDPTYAALKGLTSSKGADGVIYGALASQVYGAVADQVYQELANHNPATEEAEQPAVPDPTTLFEAARAKFFQEGQKVLAEQQAGRKAAAAAAAAAAAASDNERDRSPIRGNRAPLLPDPVPGSFAQIRPKRRTLLPTPPGVSEDAAPVTTTSEGADPVARSYSEYYQQMHQYQQYQQYQQQYQYLQYAYTNPPPPPPPPAGAQTQAPTTTPAPPGTYTAPPTYGTPDAYAAPGTYATSGGYDASSGTYDTSSGNYNASSGSYDASAGYDTSGGYGASGAYDSSGAYPAAGNYSTSTPYEQTPAHGQPTPQRHDYPYHTPEPPYR; this is encoded by the exons ATGAGCGTTGAGAACGTGAAGCTGTTTGTGGGGAACCTTCCTTTGGATGCAACTCAAGATGAACTAAATAAGCTTTTCTCTCCTTATGGGGAAATCGATACATGTTCTTTGCTCAGACAGTATGCGTTCGTGACCCTGAAGGGGGAGGGCGCAGCAGACAG GGCCATAAGGCATCTAGATGGCAAAGAGTACAGAGGAAGACCCCTTGTGGTTGAGGAGTCTCGTGCACGCCCACCCAACTCCATTAAAGTGTTTGTAGGGAACATCAGTGCAACATGTTCAGCAGATGACCTACATGGGCTTTTCTCAACCTTTGGAAGAGTTTTAGACTGTGACAAAGTCAAAG CAAGATTGTGCTCAAATGTTGGGTATGCATTTGTGCATATGGAGAGGAAGGAGGAGGCCCTGGCAGCTATTGAGGCACTCAATGGGACCATGTTCAAGGGGCGTCAGCTGGCTGTAGAGCTGTCCAAAGCTCAACCTTTGATCAATCAGATTGCAGGGGCTGGAGATTCAGCTACATCTGCAG GTGGCAGAGAGGGTCTTCTTCCACGTCCTCCTCCGTCACTCGAACATCACCAGAGTCAAGCAGCTGTGctagctgcagctgctgctgcagccgcTGGCCTGCCCATACAG gTTCAACAAAGTGTCCATAACTCATTTTACAACACAACAAGCTTTGACCCCACCTACGCTGCTCTCAAAGGCCTTACAAGTTCTAAGGGTGCAGATGGGGTCATATATGGCGCTCTTGCCAGCCAAGTGTATGGAGCTGTTGCTGACCAGGTCTACCAAGAACTGGCCAATCACAATCCTGCTACTGAAGAGGCAGAGCAGCCCGCTGTGCCAGATCCAACAACACTTTTTGAAGCAGCAAGAGCCAAGTTCTTTCAAGAAGGACAGAAG gttCTGGCAGAGCAGCAGGCAGGAAGAAAAGCTGCGGCAGCAGCAGCggcggcagcagcagcagcatcagatAACGAACGAGACCGCAGTCCAATAAGAGGAAACCGGGCCCCTCTTCTTCCTGACCCTGTTCCGGGTTCCTTTGCCCAGATACGCCCCAAACGACGCACCCTGCTGCCTACACCACCTGGAGTCTCTGAAGACGCAGCACCTGTCACCACAACGTCTGAAGGGGCAGATCCGGTTGCTAG GTCATACTCAGAATACTACCAGCAAATGCATCAGTACCAACAGTATCAACAGTACCAGCAACAGTATCAGTACCTCCAATACGCCTACACCAATCCTCCGCCGCCGCCTCCTCCACCAGCCGGTGCACAGACACAAGCCCCCACTACAACCCCTGCACCGCCAGGGACATACACGGCACCGCCAACATACGGCACACCGGATGCCTATGCAGCCCCAGGAACGTACGCGACTTCAGGAGGTTACGACGCATCATCTGGCACCTATGACACTTCATCTGGGAATTACAATGCTTCTTCAGGAAGCTACGACGCCTCAGCAGGATATGACACATCTGGAGGCTACGGGGCATCAGGAGCATATGATTCATCTGGAGCTTACCCAGCAGCGGGAAACTACTCCACATCCACACCGTATGAGCAGACACCCGCACACGGGCAACCCACGCCCCAGCGTCACGATTACCCTTACCACACGCCAGAACCCCCTTATCGATAG